The window GGGTTTTCAATCTCAAGCCCCGTCCGCACGCCGCCGAAATAAGAGACCATGGCGGTCGAATAGGCGAGCAGTGACAGCAGGGCCCCGCTCTGGGACCCGGCCGGCCCGTAGCAGAACAGACCCGACGCCACGAAGAAGGGTATCAGGGTCGCAAGGCCGAACACCCAAACCGCCGGCGGAGCCGGTACGCGATCCGCAGATGGCTCGCTCATCAATCTACTCCTGCGGAGGGCCGCCCCCGCGACCTTCCCAACCCCGGCCGCGACTATACTCAGTCAGGCCGCGAGGTCCACGGAGGATATTTGCCGAGTGGATTCAAGCGTCCTGCGGCGGTCAGCGGGTATATACCGACAGCCGGTTGAGGGTTTCGGTATCCAGAGCCCCCGAGGACGGCAGGCCCTGATCACGCTGATAGGCGGCGATCGCCATGCGCAGGGCCGGCGAGGCAACGCCGTCACGCGGCCCCTGATAATAGCCCAGTTGCGACAGCACGCGCTGCGCCGTTCCCAGACCGGCCGACGCCGAAGCGGTGGCGGTAGTCGGGATCACCGAAGCATTCACGGTCTGGGCGCGGAATCCCATGGCGGACCGGTCGGCCGTGCGCTGGGCCTCGGCCGTCAGCTGTGGCCGTAGCGCCGCCGCCCGCGCCTTGGAAGTCGCATCCCCCGCGCGGCCGGCGATCACGTACCACTTGTAGGCTTCAGCCGGATTCTGGCTGACGCCCCAGCCGCCTTCATAGAGCTGAGCCAGATTGAACTGGCTGTCGACGAGACCCTGATCGGCGGCCTTGCGGAACCAGCTGGCCGCCGTGGTCGAGTTCTTGGAGCCGCCCTCGCCCTTGAAATAGAACAGGGCCAGGTTGTGCATCGCGCGCGGATCACCGGCGATGGCCGCCCGCTCGGTCCAGCGACGGGCCTCGACGAGGTCCTTCTTCACACCGCCCTCGCCCATCTCGTACATCTTGCCGAGATAGAACTGGGCGCGCGGCAGGCCGAGATTGGCTGCCTTGCGCAGGACTTCGACGCCGGAACGATCCTTGGCCTCGATCTTTCGGACACCCTCATCGAACAGCGCCTGGGCATTTTCCTGCGGCGGCGCGGGCGGCGGCAGCGCCGTCTCGGGCGTGGCCGGGGTGATCAGCTGCGGTGACAGGGCCACGGCGGCGCGCGGCGCGCCGGGCGTGGTGTCGGCTTCCGCCGTCTGGATCTCGACTTCGGCCTTGCGGCCCGCGATGGACTGGGCCACGCGATCCGGCATCTCGCCCTGGCCATGGTCGGGCAGCAGCAGGCCCGCCACACCCGCGCCCATGGCCCCGGCGACGCCGAACACCATCAGGGCCGTTGCGACCGTCGAACCGACCCGACGCTTGGCCGGCTTGATCGAGGCCTTGGATCCGAAACCGGCAAATAGCGAAGGTCGCGCCGGCTTGTCCTTGGACTTGCTGTCCTTCTTGTCCTTCTTGGCCTTCACGTCAGCGACGGCCGCAGCGCGCGCGGCGGCGCGGGCCTGTTCGATCACTTCACGCGTCGACAGCGGTCGCGAGGGCTCCATCGACTCCGGAGCCTCCGGTGCCGAGAAAGAACCGAAGTCGGAGGCCGGCGCGAAGCTTTCAACCGCCTCGGACGGTTCCTGGCCAACAAAGCCGTCTGCGGCCTCATAGTCGTCGTCATCAAAGCCCGGAGGCTCGGGATCGACGGCGGGGAAGGCTGCGACCTCAAAGACGGGTGCGCGCGGCGCTGGGGCCGGAGCCGGCGTATTGAAAACGTCCTCATCGACAGCGGGCTCGCCACCGAAGGAGTAGCTGCTGGTCTCGAACGGCGACACCGCGGGCGCACGAACCACCGGAGCCGGTGCCGGTGCCGCCGTCGCAATGGGCTGTGCCACGGCCTGTTCGGCCAGCTTGCGCTGAGCGTCGCCGAGGCGGCTGTCGATCTTCTCGCGGGCTTCGTCCAGCATCCGCGCGGTCCGCTCTTCGCTCTGGCGAATGCGGTCGATCAGTTCCTGGGAGGAGCGCTCATGACGCTGGTTCAGGCGATCCGTGACGCGGGTGACCTGCTCGCCAACATCGTCGATGGCCAGGGCATTGCGCCGCTCGGCATTTCCGATCCGCTCAGCGAGCTTCTCGGTGATGCGGGCGATTTCATTGCCGAGCTTCTCCAGAGCCTGGGCCTGGACACTGTCCGCACGGTTGAGCTTGTGTTCGACCGTCGAAGCGATACGCGCCACTTCGCCGCCGACCTGCTCGATCGCGGCAGCATTGCGGCTTTCAGCGGCCTGGACCCGGCGATTGAAGGCGTCAGCGACACCCACGACCTCACGCCCCATGCGCTCTATGGCCTGGGCCGAGCGTTGTTCGGCGGCCTGCACATGCGCAGCCATCTCGCCGAGTTTCTGCTCCATCCGGTCAAAACGGCCATCGGCGCTGTCGCGCAGCTTGGCCGCCATCTCAAGACGAGCAGCCTCCATGCGCCGGGTCAGGTCACCGGCCAGTTGGTCGAGGCGGTCCTGGACGCCGGCTGCGGGATTGCCACCCTCGACGGCCTGCAGTCGACCATCCAGGGCGGAGAATGAGGAGCCGAGTTCACGCAGGGCTTCGGCGGTGCGGGTCTCAGCCGCTTCAAGCCTTTGTCCCAGGCGAGCCACAACGTCTTCGACGAGGGCCGAAGTGTCCGTGGCGGGAGCTGGTTGGGAGTCCAGGCGGGCCTCAAGCGCGGCGATCGCTTCGCGGGTCCGCGCTTCGCCTTCGTAAAGATGCCCGGCAACCTTGCCCAGCGCGCCTTCAAGCGCCCTGAGGGCTTCAGCAGACCGTGGCCCAACCGCCTCGGCCTCCATGCGGCGCAGGCGTTCAGCAGAGCGCATCTGCTCGGTGCGGATCTCGTCGACCGCGCCTTCAAACCGGGCAGCGACTGCGATTTGCTCGCGTTCGGACAGGGCCAGACGGCTCAGTGCGCCGCGAACCGACTGGTCAATGCCCGTGATGGCGGCAGCGGACCGGCCCTCTGCGGCTTCGATCCGGTGGGTCAGACGGTCCAGTGCAATGGCGACGCGGCCGACTTCATCGGCAGGATGCTCGGCCATCTCGATACGGGAGGGCGCGTCCCCGTCCGAGGCGATATGCAGATAGGCATTGGTGCCACGATCCTGGGCGGAACGATCCTGGCCAGAGGCACCGACGATGTCGGCCGACGGCGCATCGGCACCCGGCCCTTCACCCTCGATGATCATGCGGTTGAGCCACTCGCCCAACGTCATGCCGGAGCGACGCGCGAGGTCCTTGGCGACCTCCCGTGCCTTGGGGTCTATCCCCTTTACGCTCCATGGCGCTGCGGCCGTCATACGAATCGTTCTCCCCGTACTTGGGGACCAACGCTAGTCACCGATTCCTGGGGTGTAAACGCGACCAAAACGCTAAATCTAGTGGGTTCGCGATTCATAAGTGGAGGAATCAGGGCGCAGCTCCAACCCTGTTTACCTTGATTAAAAAGCAAGGGGGTTAACGCGGGTTAACCATTTGCCAGGCCGATTGTCGCAGGGCATGGATGACCCATGGACCTACCCGTTACGATCACGACCCTCGTCGTGCTGCTGATCCTCGCCACCGTCTGCGGCTGGCGCGGCGCACGTCCCGCCAATATTCTCAAGGGTCCGCGCCTGATGCCGTGGCGGCCGCTGATGATGATCTGCGTCGTCGCCGCCATGCTGCTTCTGGTCCATCTTCTGAACCTTCTGGGCCTCGAGACAGGCCACCAGGCGCGTTATTAGGTCGCGGACCGTTTTGGCCGCTTGGTCAGCCCGCTGACCCCGCCCGAAGACAGAAGACCGATGTCAGCGAGCAGAAAAGGGATCGCCCACTTGCGCGGCGCGGCAATGTAGCGCGGCTGCCAGACGGGGTCATACTTGTCCTTGTACCGGCGCACGCCCTGGAAATTGTAGATCTCTTCTCCACGCTCATAGAGCAGGCGACCCACGCGCGACATGATCGGGGCCAGAGGGCGATCCTGCAGCCCCGCGAGCGGTGCCATGCCGAACTCAAAGGCCAGATAGCCTTCGTCTCGCCCCCACTGCAGAAGCTCGACGAACAGGTAGTCCATGACGTTCTTGGGCGCGTCGTCCGAATAGCGCATCAGGTCCATTGAGAAGGCGGACTTGTGGGCTGTGGTCCACAATGTGGCAAAGGCCACGATCCGGCCTTCGAACCGAACAATGGCAACCGGAAACTCCGCCACATAGCGTGGGTCGAAGCCACCCATCGAGAAGCCCTTCTCGCCGCCGGCATGGTGACCGAGCCAGGCGTCGGAGATCTCCTTCAGGGCCTCCATCGGGGCCTGGCCGGCAGCAAGCACCTCAAATTCCGCGCCCCCCTCCCCGGCCTTGCGCCAGTTGCGACGCAGGACCTCGCGCCGCCGTCCGACCAGAGAAAAGGCGGCCAGGGGCACGGCAGCGCTCTCGCCGGTCTTCTGTATCGCCAGGCCCAGGTCGACGCTGTCGGGCAGGTCATCTGGGCCCAGGGCGTAGAAGCCGGCACGGGCGGCATGGGCATCGGCCAGTTCGCGAAACCGCCAGAACAGTTCCATCCGCTCGTCGCGGCGCCCGACGGGCGGTCCCAGGGCGATCCACGATCGCCGCCGGACCCCGAACATCAAAAAGCTTTCGCCCGAGGCCGAGAACAGGAAGCGCTTGTCGCCCAGCAGGGCGAGGTTGGCACCGGGCTCGGCATCCTCGGCCTTGGCCAGGATCGCCCGGACCCGATCGAATTCGGGATCGGTGTCGTCCACGACGGGCGGCATGGCCGGCGTGGAGATCATGCGCCAGACCCCGATCGCCAGAAGGACGATCGCGGCCGCAACCGACGAGCGCAGGGCTCGGGCCGCGTCCTGGTCGCCCATGAGCCGCATCCAGGATTTGTCGGCATATTCGGTGTGGTTGAAGATCCACCAGCCGCAGAAGGTCGCGCCGCCCAGCGCCGCCGCCGCCGACAGCAGCCAGGCCGGCGTGATCTCCATCCGAAACAGCGCCGCCTTGCGGGGGAAGGCCTCGTGGAACGGCAAGATCAGCAGGCAACAAAGAGACAGCAGGGCTGTCTCCTCCCAGTTTAGGCCCTTGAAGATGGCCAGAAGTGCCGCCGCGGCGAGGGTTATGACGGCCGCCCACCAGGCCCCGTCGAGGCGCGATCGCAGGCCAAAGGCCAGCAACAGCAGCACCAGGCCCAGAATGGACGACACGAAGTGGCTGATTTCGATCAGCAGGTCAGGTGCAAAGGCCAGCAGCAAGGCAAAGCGCGTCGGCTCGGACGGCGTTGCTCCGGAGGTCAGCAGCATGACGCCAGCCGACACCGCCAGGATCGCCGAAAGCGTCGGCGCCATTGCCAGTGCCGCCGGTCTGAATTCAGGCGCAGACATCAACAACCCGGATCGGCGAATCCCCCGCGGGATCCCTTTGAACGCCTGTATACGCCGGAACATGTGACGCGGTCGCCCGCGTCGCGATAAACGATTGTTTGAATCGACTTGCCCGACGCGTCCGGACGCGTAGTCTGAGGGCGAGCGGTGCCGCGAAGCACCGAACGACCACGACTCCAAGGGAGAGACGACCATGGCCGACTTCGGTGGAACCGAGCTCGACGCCTTCCGCGCCGATACCCGTGCCTGGCTGGAAGCCAACTATCCGCCGTCGCTGCATGCGCCGATGGGCGAGGACGATGCGCCCTGGGGCGGTCGCAAGATGGTCTGGAAGAATCCCGACGCCAAGCTCTGGCTCGATCGCATGGCCGAGCGCGGCTGGACCGCCCCGATGTGGCCCACCGAATACGGCGGCGGCGGCCTCTCCAAGGCCCAGAACAAGGTCCTGGAACAGGAGCTGCGGCGCATCAAGGCGCGACCGGCCCTGATGAGCTTCGGCGTCTGGATGCTGGGCCCGGTGCTGCTGGAATATGCCACGGAGGAGCAGAAGAAGCAGTTCATCCCCGGCATCGTCCGGGGTGAGACCCGCTGGTGCCAGGGCTATTCGGAACCCGGCGCGGGCTCGGATCTCGCGGCCCTGCAGACCAAGTGCGAGGACAAGGGCGACCACTATCTGATCAATGGCCAGAAGGTCTGGACCAGCTATGCCGACCAGGCCGACTGGATCTTCTGTCTGGTGCGCACCGACACCAGCAAGAAGCACGAAGGCATTTCGTTCGTGCTGTTCGACATGACCACGCCAGGCGTTGATCCACGCCCGATCAAGCTGATCAGCGGCTCCTCGCCCTTCTGCGAAACCTTCTTCGACAATGTGAAGGTTCCCAAGGATCAGCTGGTCGGCAAGCTGAACGGCGGCTGGGACATCGCCAAGCGCCTGCTGCAGTACGAGCGCCAGAACATCTCCGCCAGCGGCTTCGGCGGCGGCGGCGGACTGGACCTCATTGATGTGGCGAAGAAAGAAGTCGGCGTCGACGAAGCCGGCCGTATTGCCGACGGCGACCTGCGCGCCCGCATCGCCGCCCATCGCATGGACGCCCATGCCTTCGCCCTGACGGTGCGTCGCGCCGAACAGGAGTCGAGGACCGGCAAGGGCCCCAGCGCCGCCGTCTCGATCATCAAGTATGCCGCCGCCAAGATGAACCAGGAGCGCTACGAGCTGATGGTCGAGGCCATGGGCCTGCAGGGCCTGGGCTGGGAGGGCGAAGGCTTCAGCAAGGACGAGCTCAACGTCACGCGCGGCATGCTGCGCTCGAAGGGCAACTCGATCGAGGGCGGCACCAGCGAGGTCAATCTCAACGTCGTCGCCAAGCGCGTGCTCGGCCTGCTGGATCACCAGTGATCCTCATTCGTCCGTACCGTTCGGGCCCGGATCTGGGCCGTCCAACATCATTTGAGGGAGCCGCCTGACATGGCCGTCCTGACCGAAGAACAGACCATGCTGCGCGACGCGGCCAAGGGCTGGACCACTGACAGCGCCCCCGTCGGGGCTTTGCGCAAGCTGCGCGACAGCAAGTCGGGCCAGAGCTTCGACCCCACCGCCTGGGCCGAGATGGGCCAGATGGGCTGGGCCGGCGTGGTCGTGGCCGAAGAGCACAATGGCTCGGCCTTCGGCTATCTGGGCCTGGGCCTGGTGCTGGAAGAGACCGGCCGCAACCTCGTGGCGTCTCCCCTGCTCTCCACCGCCCTGATCGCCGCCTCAGCCCTTGGCCTGGCCGGGACAGACGCCCAGAAGACGGCCTGGCTGGACAAGATTGCCCTTGGCGAAGCCGTCGCCACCCTGGCGGTCGATGAGGGCTCGCACCATGCGCCGGCACGAACCGCCCTGGCGGCGGTCAAGGCCGGCGCCGGCTTCAAGCTCAATGGCTCCAAGACCTTTGTCATCGACGGGGACGCAGCCGACCTGTTGATCGTCGTCGCCCGCACCAGCGGCAAGCCCGGCGACACCGACGGCCTGACCCTGTTCCTGGTCCCCGGTGACACGGCCGGCGTCACGCGCACCCATCTGGCCCTGGCCGACTCGCGCGGTGCCGCCCAGATCACCTTCACGGACGTCTCGATTGGCTCGGACGCCGTGCTGGGTGAGGTCGACAAGGGCTGGACTGTGCTCGAGCCGACCCTGGACCGCGCCTATGCGGGACTGGCGGCAGAGATGCTGGGCACGGCCAGCGCGGCCTTCGACATCACCCTGGACTATCTGAAGACCCGCACCCAGTTCGGCCAAGTGATCGGTACGTTCCAGGCCCTGCAACATCGGGCGGCCAAGCTGTTCACCGATCTGGAAACCACAC of the Caulobacter henricii genome contains:
- a CDS encoding SEL1-like repeat protein, yielding MTAAAPWSVKGIDPKAREVAKDLARRSGMTLGEWLNRMIIEGEGPGADAPSADIVGASGQDRSAQDRGTNAYLHIASDGDAPSRIEMAEHPADEVGRVAIALDRLTHRIEAAEGRSAAAITGIDQSVRGALSRLALSEREQIAVAARFEGAVDEIRTEQMRSAERLRRMEAEAVGPRSAEALRALEGALGKVAGHLYEGEARTREAIAALEARLDSQPAPATDTSALVEDVVARLGQRLEAAETRTAEALRELGSSFSALDGRLQAVEGGNPAAGVQDRLDQLAGDLTRRMEAARLEMAAKLRDSADGRFDRMEQKLGEMAAHVQAAEQRSAQAIERMGREVVGVADAFNRRVQAAESRNAAAIEQVGGEVARIASTVEHKLNRADSVQAQALEKLGNEIARITEKLAERIGNAERRNALAIDDVGEQVTRVTDRLNQRHERSSQELIDRIRQSEERTARMLDEAREKIDSRLGDAQRKLAEQAVAQPIATAAPAPAPVVRAPAVSPFETSSYSFGGEPAVDEDVFNTPAPAPAPRAPVFEVAAFPAVDPEPPGFDDDDYEAADGFVGQEPSEAVESFAPASDFGSFSAPEAPESMEPSRPLSTREVIEQARAAARAAAVADVKAKKDKKDSKSKDKPARPSLFAGFGSKASIKPAKRRVGSTVATALMVFGVAGAMGAGVAGLLLPDHGQGEMPDRVAQSIAGRKAEVEIQTAEADTTPGAPRAAVALSPQLITPATPETALPPPAPPQENAQALFDEGVRKIEAKDRSGVEVLRKAANLGLPRAQFYLGKMYEMGEGGVKKDLVEARRWTERAAIAGDPRAMHNLALFYFKGEGGSKNSTTAASWFRKAADQGLVDSQFNLAQLYEGGWGVSQNPAEAYKWYVIAGRAGDATSKARAAALRPQLTAEAQRTADRSAMGFRAQTVNASVIPTTATASASAGLGTAQRVLSQLGYYQGPRDGVASPALRMAIAAYQRDQGLPSSGALDTETLNRLSVYTR
- a CDS encoding phosphatidylglycerol lysyltransferase domain-containing protein, with product MSAPEFRPAALAMAPTLSAILAVSAGVMLLTSGATPSEPTRFALLLAFAPDLLIEISHFVSSILGLVLLLLAFGLRSRLDGAWWAAVITLAAAALLAIFKGLNWEETALLSLCCLLILPFHEAFPRKAALFRMEITPAWLLSAAAALGGATFCGWWIFNHTEYADKSWMRLMGDQDAARALRSSVAAAIVLLAIGVWRMISTPAMPPVVDDTDPEFDRVRAILAKAEDAEPGANLALLGDKRFLFSASGESFLMFGVRRRSWIALGPPVGRRDERMELFWRFRELADAHAARAGFYALGPDDLPDSVDLGLAIQKTGESAAVPLAAFSLVGRRREVLRRNWRKAGEGGAEFEVLAAGQAPMEALKEISDAWLGHHAGGEKGFSMGGFDPRYVAEFPVAIVRFEGRIVAFATLWTTAHKSAFSMDLMRYSDDAPKNVMDYLFVELLQWGRDEGYLAFEFGMAPLAGLQDRPLAPIMSRVGRLLYERGEEIYNFQGVRRYKDKYDPVWQPRYIAAPRKWAIPFLLADIGLLSSGGVSGLTKRPKRSAT
- a CDS encoding acyl-CoA dehydrogenase family protein, with protein sequence MADFGGTELDAFRADTRAWLEANYPPSLHAPMGEDDAPWGGRKMVWKNPDAKLWLDRMAERGWTAPMWPTEYGGGGLSKAQNKVLEQELRRIKARPALMSFGVWMLGPVLLEYATEEQKKQFIPGIVRGETRWCQGYSEPGAGSDLAALQTKCEDKGDHYLINGQKVWTSYADQADWIFCLVRTDTSKKHEGISFVLFDMTTPGVDPRPIKLISGSSPFCETFFDNVKVPKDQLVGKLNGGWDIAKRLLQYERQNISASGFGGGGGLDLIDVAKKEVGVDEAGRIADGDLRARIAAHRMDAHAFALTVRRAEQESRTGKGPSAAVSIIKYAAAKMNQERYELMVEAMGLQGLGWEGEGFSKDELNVTRGMLRSKGNSIEGGTSEVNLNVVAKRVLGLLDHQ
- a CDS encoding acyl-CoA dehydrogenase family protein, with translation MAVLTEEQTMLRDAAKGWTTDSAPVGALRKLRDSKSGQSFDPTAWAEMGQMGWAGVVVAEEHNGSAFGYLGLGLVLEETGRNLVASPLLSTALIAASALGLAGTDAQKTAWLDKIALGEAVATLAVDEGSHHAPARTALAAVKAGAGFKLNGSKTFVIDGDAADLLIVVARTSGKPGDTDGLTLFLVPGDTAGVTRTHLALADSRGAAQITFTDVSIGSDAVLGEVDKGWTVLEPTLDRAYAGLAAEMLGTASAAFDITLDYLKTRTQFGQVIGTFQALQHRAAKLFTDLETTRSCVEAALEALDAGGDSRALASLAKAKASEVLHLASNEMVQMHGGIGMTDAHDSGLYMKRARVAEALFGGAAFHRDRYARLQGF